One genomic segment of Bifidobacterium breve DSM 20213 = JCM 1192 includes these proteins:
- a CDS encoding PTS fructose transporter subunit IIB: MKIVGVSACTVGIAHTYMAQQKLEDAAKAAGDEVKIETQGTIGVENELTAQDIADADIVILAIDIKIANEERFAGKKVVKVSTETAIKAPNKLIAKLHEIAEK; encoded by the coding sequence ATGAAGATCGTCGGAGTGAGCGCCTGCACCGTTGGCATTGCGCACACCTACATGGCCCAGCAGAAGCTCGAAGATGCCGCCAAGGCCGCGGGTGATGAGGTCAAGATCGAGACCCAGGGCACCATCGGCGTCGAGAACGAGCTGACCGCCCAGGACATCGCCGACGCGGACATTGTGATTCTCGCCATCGATATCAAGATCGCCAACGAAGAGCGCTTTGCCGGCAAGAAGGTCGTCAAGGTCTCCACCGAGACCGCGATCAAGGCTCCGAACAAGCTCATCGCCAAGCTTCACGAAATCGCCGAAAAGTAA
- a CDS encoding PTS sugar transporter subunit IIA — MADTATLTLNDVLDRNTILTDVKVETKEDVFRTLAERLFEQGYVSSVDDFLDALHKREEEGATGIGNHIAIPHGRSETVTRNGVAIAILDHEIEWESLDDTGAKLVVMFTVGASGDGANDHLKLLSMFARKMAQQQVVDALLKAKDADEVIAAFQD, encoded by the coding sequence GTGGCAGACACCGCAACCCTTACCCTCAACGACGTTCTCGATCGCAACACGATTCTCACTGACGTCAAGGTCGAGACCAAGGAAGATGTGTTCCGCACGCTCGCCGAGCGCTTGTTTGAACAAGGATACGTTTCTTCCGTCGATGACTTCCTCGATGCACTGCACAAGCGCGAGGAGGAAGGCGCCACCGGCATCGGCAATCACATTGCCATCCCTCACGGCCGTAGCGAGACTGTGACCCGCAACGGCGTCGCCATCGCGATTCTCGATCATGAGATCGAGTGGGAATCCTTGGATGACACCGGCGCCAAGCTGGTGGTCATGTTCACCGTCGGTGCCTCCGGCGATGGCGCGAACGATCATCTGAAGCTGCTCTCGATGTTCGCCCGCAAGATGGCCCAGCAGCAAGTCGTTGACGCGCTGCTTAAAGCCAAGGATGCCGACGAGGTCATCGCCGCGTTCCAAGACTGA
- a CDS encoding PTS sugar transporter subunit IIA — MKRLMVWEPALAANDKHTLISSVAESLAQQGVVSFGEQDALVEALVAREDLGNTLIATNTAIPHATCPAVTEGAFVYVKLAEPLLDWSEGAAVDRFVFTVVPEQPSADDGEAVKRFFTSLADDAVLNVFSTGSQESVTQIFQ, encoded by the coding sequence ATGAAACGACTCATGGTATGGGAGCCGGCATTGGCCGCCAACGACAAGCACACGCTTATCTCCAGCGTGGCTGAGTCTCTTGCCCAGCAAGGCGTGGTGTCATTCGGCGAGCAAGACGCGCTGGTCGAAGCCCTTGTGGCCCGCGAAGATTTGGGCAATACGCTTATTGCCACCAACACAGCGATTCCGCACGCCACATGCCCGGCGGTTACTGAAGGCGCGTTCGTCTACGTCAAACTCGCCGAACCGCTTCTCGATTGGAGTGAAGGCGCGGCAGTGGATCGGTTCGTGTTCACCGTGGTGCCCGAACAGCCGAGCGCGGACGATGGGGAAGCCGTGAAACGCTTCTTCACCTCACTGGCCGACGATGCGGTGCTGAACGTGTTCAGTACCGGCAGCCAAGAGTCAGTAACCCAGATTTTCCAATAG
- a CDS encoding BglG family transcription antiterminator — translation MATGYNKSLLNYLLNRRDFVPGTELSAVLGVSTKTVSRIVKHVNEQSTNGMIIESQRGRGYRLNSSNYFAQRDLNAEAGKPGVLSSVERRDEIIKRLLITAPQQYRINDLWGKFYISESAIAVDVRTLRSMLAKFDLDLARSADVIWVSGTETDIRRAMASLLVTDDDIANGQFMHADHTVQQRDVAFVSHQLDLIEDLTHAQVPYPYSVNLFTHLYILIERFRGVGALIDEGEQGNADEALMEHHQEITQVCEKVIGNFDVYLGSALPRIEVYYLYQYLTSSRIDFAQLDPHEIPDDVRELTYELIDHVAEDPAFRTIDKQALFAHLSLHMKPLMNRLRNNIRVANNLLEQIKLEYPYLFSKVSDACRELERRHGLARIDDEELGFITVHFAQAVERAPMPLNLLLVCTTGLGTAQLLQAKIAKRFSGFNIVETVSSRNLAQTLAKYSDIDLVVSTVRLPDEVAAPTLVVSAMLTTEDQDRLEQEANRIRREAMGR, via the coding sequence ATGGCGACTGGCTACAATAAATCACTGCTCAACTACCTGTTGAACCGCCGTGATTTCGTTCCCGGAACGGAGCTGTCCGCGGTACTTGGCGTGTCGACCAAAACCGTGTCACGTATCGTCAAGCATGTCAACGAACAGTCCACGAATGGCATGATCATCGAATCGCAGCGCGGTCGCGGCTATCGCCTCAACTCCTCCAATTACTTCGCCCAGCGAGACCTCAACGCGGAAGCCGGCAAGCCCGGTGTGCTGAGCTCGGTGGAACGCCGCGACGAGATCATCAAGCGTCTGCTCATCACCGCTCCGCAGCAGTACCGCATCAATGATCTGTGGGGCAAGTTCTACATCAGCGAATCCGCTATCGCGGTGGATGTGCGCACCTTGCGTAGCATGCTTGCCAAGTTCGATTTGGATCTTGCCCGCAGCGCCGATGTCATTTGGGTGTCCGGTACCGAAACCGACATCCGTCGTGCGATGGCCAGCCTGCTGGTCACCGATGATGACATCGCCAACGGTCAGTTCATGCACGCTGACCATACGGTGCAGCAGCGTGACGTGGCATTCGTCTCTCACCAGCTTGACCTCATCGAGGACCTCACCCACGCACAGGTTCCTTACCCGTACAGCGTGAACCTGTTCACCCACCTGTACATTCTCATCGAACGTTTCCGCGGCGTCGGGGCATTGATCGACGAAGGCGAGCAGGGCAACGCTGACGAAGCGCTGATGGAGCACCATCAGGAGATCACGCAGGTCTGCGAGAAGGTCATCGGCAACTTCGACGTCTACCTCGGCTCCGCACTGCCGCGTATCGAGGTCTACTACCTGTACCAGTACCTCACTTCCTCGCGCATCGACTTCGCTCAGCTCGACCCGCACGAGATCCCCGATGACGTGCGCGAGTTGACTTATGAACTCATCGATCATGTCGCCGAAGACCCGGCCTTCCGCACCATCGACAAGCAGGCGCTGTTCGCTCACCTGTCGCTGCATATGAAGCCGCTGATGAACCGCTTGCGCAACAACATTCGTGTGGCCAACAATCTGCTCGAGCAAATCAAGCTTGAATACCCGTACCTGTTCAGCAAGGTGAGCGATGCCTGCCGCGAGCTGGAGCGCCGCCATGGGCTTGCCCGCATCGACGATGAGGAGCTTGGTTTCATCACCGTGCATTTCGCGCAGGCCGTGGAGCGTGCTCCGATGCCGCTCAACCTGCTACTGGTATGCACAACGGGCCTGGGCACCGCGCAGCTATTGCAGGCCAAGATCGCCAAGCGCTTTTCCGGGTTCAACATTGTGGAAACGGTGTCGTCGCGCAATCTGGCACAAACGCTCGCCAAATACTCGGATATCGATCTGGTCGTTTCCACCGTCCGCCTGCCGGATGAAGTCGCAGCGCCCACGTTGGTGGTGTCCGCGATGCTCACCACCGAGGATCAGGACCGTCTCGAACAGGAAGCCAACCGCATCCGCAGGGAGGCGATGGGACGATGA
- a CDS encoding HAD family hydrolase, giving the protein MKGWPGESELNIPFNEVIAYDSAAAHARQPIANVIFDFGNVLVDWDPQALFMPRYSEKRIEDFLDNDISGFYDACDRMDAGASPAEGIAWIRETHGERWAEMLAYYFDNFLDSLTGTIPGMRVLVHDIKTAGLGVWGLSNWQRETIGEAENAYEILRMLNGRVISSEVHMRKPDTAIYMKALESFGIDAETTVFVDDRASNVIGANRAGIRCIRFHDERGLRETLIDAGVPIPAVAE; this is encoded by the coding sequence ATGAAGGGTTGGCCTGGAGAATCGGAGCTGAATATACCGTTCAATGAAGTGATCGCCTATGACTCCGCTGCGGCTCATGCCAGGCAGCCGATCGCCAACGTCATCTTTGATTTCGGCAATGTACTCGTCGATTGGGATCCGCAGGCGCTGTTCATGCCGCGCTACAGCGAGAAGCGTATCGAGGATTTTCTCGACAATGACATATCCGGCTTTTACGACGCCTGCGACAGGATGGATGCGGGAGCCAGCCCGGCCGAGGGCATTGCGTGGATACGTGAGACTCATGGTGAACGCTGGGCTGAGATGCTTGCCTACTATTTCGATAATTTCTTGGACTCACTTACCGGCACCATTCCCGGCATGCGCGTACTGGTGCATGACATCAAGACCGCCGGCCTTGGTGTATGGGGATTGTCGAATTGGCAACGGGAGACCATTGGCGAGGCCGAGAACGCCTATGAGATTCTGCGCATGCTGAATGGACGCGTCATTTCCAGTGAGGTCCATATGCGCAAGCCCGATACGGCCATCTATATGAAAGCGTTGGAGTCCTTTGGCATTGATGCCGAGACAACCGTGTTTGTTGACGACAGGGCGTCCAATGTGATCGGCGCGAACCGTGCGGGGATTCGCTGCATCCGTTTCCACGACGAGCGCGGGCTGCGAGAGACGCTTATCGATGCCGGAGTGCCGATTCCGGCGGTCGCCGAATAG
- a CDS encoding DedA family protein, whose product MELATALAANPTPICTTSEGGLIGTITEWLITLMETIGGVGVALAIALESVFPPIPSEVILPLAGFTAARGTLSLPGAIIWATIGSLLGAWTLYGISRWVGLHRINRAADKIPGVSRKDVSKANDWFTRYGTWSVLIGRVIPVVRSLISIPAGFNRMNFLQFTGWTLLGSAVWNTILVSAGYLLGDQWCSIQGALGVFEDVVIVAVVVVIVWFAVKKVRTVVRNRKAQHGE is encoded by the coding sequence ATGGAGCTTGCCACTGCACTCGCGGCTAACCCCACACCCATCTGCACCACGTCCGAAGGCGGCCTGATCGGCACCATCACTGAATGGCTCATCACCCTGATGGAAACCATCGGCGGCGTCGGCGTGGCTCTGGCCATCGCCCTCGAATCGGTGTTCCCGCCCATCCCTTCCGAAGTGATTCTGCCGCTCGCAGGCTTCACCGCGGCCCGCGGCACGCTGAGTCTGCCCGGCGCGATCATCTGGGCCACCATTGGCTCTTTGCTGGGTGCATGGACGCTGTATGGCATTTCCCGTTGGGTGGGCTTGCATCGCATCAACCGTGCGGCGGACAAGATTCCAGGCGTCAGCCGCAAGGATGTGAGCAAGGCCAACGATTGGTTCACCAGGTACGGCACATGGTCGGTGCTCATCGGCCGCGTGATTCCCGTGGTGCGCTCGCTGATTTCCATTCCCGCCGGCTTCAACCGTATGAATTTCCTGCAGTTCACCGGCTGGACCCTGCTCGGATCGGCCGTATGGAACACCATCTTGGTGTCCGCAGGTTATCTGCTCGGAGACCAATGGTGCTCGATTCAAGGTGCGCTCGGTGTGTTCGAAGACGTGGTCATCGTGGCCGTGGTTGTGGTCATCGTATGGTTCGCGGTGAAAAAAGTGCGTACTGTGGTGCGTAACAGGAAAGCACAGCATGGCGAATAA
- the serB gene encoding phosphoserine phosphatase SerB, translating to MTQEDVHFIDKSAESEVGALGGSADSVPTLAEPGLLVMDVDSTLIDEEVIDELGEAAGSGEEIAKVTERAMRGELEFCDALRARVALLEGLPVSVFDTVHDKLHFTKGALELIDTLHAHGWKVGVVSGGFHEVVDKLAAEGHIDYWIANRLEVADGRLTGKVLGEIVCKTVKLHALRKWAKQLDIPMSQTVAVGDGANDIPMIQAASLGIAFCAKPKTQLAADEAINDRDLMHVLDYLRR from the coding sequence ATGACGCAAGAAGATGTGCATTTTATTGACAAGTCCGCCGAAAGCGAAGTTGGGGCTTTGGGCGGTTCCGCCGATTCCGTACCGACGCTGGCTGAGCCCGGTCTGCTGGTGATGGATGTGGACTCCACGCTCATCGACGAAGAGGTTATTGATGAGTTGGGCGAGGCCGCCGGATCCGGTGAGGAAATCGCGAAGGTGACCGAACGCGCGATGCGTGGCGAGTTGGAGTTCTGCGACGCGTTGCGGGCCCGTGTGGCATTGCTTGAGGGTTTGCCGGTCTCCGTGTTCGACACCGTGCATGACAAGCTGCATTTCACCAAAGGCGCGCTGGAGCTGATTGACACGCTGCATGCGCATGGCTGGAAGGTCGGCGTGGTGTCCGGCGGCTTCCATGAGGTGGTCGACAAGCTGGCCGCCGAGGGGCATATCGATTATTGGATTGCGAACCGTCTTGAAGTTGCCGATGGGCGCTTGACCGGCAAGGTGTTGGGCGAGATTGTCTGCAAGACCGTGAAACTGCATGCGCTGCGGAAGTGGGCCAAGCAGCTGGATATTCCGATGAGCCAGACCGTGGCCGTGGGTGATGGCGCGAATGATATTCCGATGATTCAGGCCGCCAGTCTGGGTATTGCTTTCTGCGCCAAGCCGAAGACCCAGCTCGCCGCCGATGAGGCTATCAACGACCGCGACCTGATGCACGTACTCGACTATCTGCGCCGGTAG
- a CDS encoding primosomal protein N', translating to MTTSDAQQLTLDGLAPRKRRKRAPAEHTPAEHDPIAQVVLDVQALHLGQTFDYFIDEKDSDAAQPGVLVRVRFGVQRVSGVIWSRTSTSDTPRSSIRYIERVLSPDVLVPASMREDIGLIANAYGGTRANILRFAVPPRVSKVETEQRLTASFQRPVGGSLPDNIQGGFAGRGTLPDGTRPSGSSFEVADSVSEGAAQGYRRIAANYGEANVLNDALHGQRFQSFVFDSLPGAQEWQRNMAWMAATSLSAGKSAVVELPTMREVEDLLPVLRNYGLKPFSPTPSGGWIGDVAVLNAQMPAADRYRAYLAVALGQVKVIIGTRAVMYAPVEGPALFAILEDAAYQNMDGMMPYPQARGVMRLRAKSHGGVFVAMSNARTVQSQWENTGPDTVETPVSGYSTAIHPLASPLKDATPWVRWLNRDELARLADATIGARVPHTAVRALSKALESGPVLLSIPQDSTSEALSCAKCHRQARCAKCSGPLQLPADRSESVPRCQWCGAAAIHWACPGCGHERMRVVRVGAAGTAAELAGLFRGVPMVLSSKAQGLVRDVPCKPMIVIATPGFEPRVRPVSNERGAAGHEYRAVAILDAWTSLYALGVDARLDTLTAWMRAVSLCAPRSRGGQALILGETDPAIAQSLMMWDSRILASKDLDERMETGMPPTVAAACVWGRRDAVMTLMQRIGALGGDWAVCGELPGMLGPVPIAQPDTVDARELEATADRVKAVVRVPQSQRAELAIRLHRETARHVASREPGELRFRIDPKDLI from the coding sequence ATGACTACATCGGACGCACAGCAGCTCACGCTTGACGGGTTGGCCCCGCGCAAGCGGCGCAAACGTGCGCCCGCGGAGCACACGCCCGCCGAGCATGATCCCATTGCACAAGTGGTGCTTGATGTGCAGGCGCTGCATCTTGGTCAGACATTCGACTACTTCATCGACGAGAAAGACAGTGATGCCGCGCAACCCGGCGTTCTGGTGCGCGTGCGGTTCGGTGTCCAGCGAGTCAGTGGCGTGATTTGGTCGCGTACATCCACTAGCGATACACCGCGCTCTTCAATTCGCTATATCGAGCGAGTGCTGAGTCCTGACGTGCTAGTCCCCGCTTCGATGCGCGAGGATATCGGGCTTATAGCCAATGCCTATGGCGGCACTCGGGCCAATATTCTGCGTTTTGCCGTGCCGCCGCGCGTGTCCAAAGTGGAGACCGAACAGCGGCTGACCGCATCGTTCCAGCGCCCAGTTGGCGGATCGCTGCCAGATAACATACAAGGAGGGTTTGCCGGCCGCGGCACCCTGCCGGATGGCACCCGCCCATCCGGTTCCTCGTTTGAGGTGGCCGATTCGGTATCAGAGGGCGCCGCACAAGGATATCGTCGCATCGCCGCCAATTATGGTGAGGCCAATGTGTTGAACGATGCCCTGCACGGGCAACGGTTCCAATCCTTTGTTTTCGATTCGCTGCCCGGAGCCCAGGAATGGCAACGGAATATGGCATGGATGGCGGCCACCTCGCTCAGTGCCGGCAAATCAGCCGTGGTAGAGCTTCCCACCATGCGGGAAGTCGAGGATCTGCTACCGGTTCTGCGCAACTACGGGCTCAAACCGTTCTCCCCCACGCCTTCCGGCGGCTGGATAGGCGATGTCGCAGTGCTGAATGCTCAAATGCCTGCGGCGGACCGATACCGTGCGTATTTGGCCGTGGCATTAGGACAGGTAAAGGTGATTATCGGCACCCGCGCGGTGATGTATGCGCCGGTTGAAGGTCCTGCTCTGTTCGCCATATTGGAAGATGCCGCCTATCAAAACATGGACGGCATGATGCCGTATCCGCAGGCACGCGGCGTGATGCGGCTGCGCGCCAAATCACACGGCGGCGTATTCGTGGCGATGTCCAATGCACGCACAGTGCAGAGTCAGTGGGAGAACACTGGCCCAGACACGGTGGAGACGCCGGTGAGTGGCTATTCCACGGCAATCCATCCGCTCGCCTCACCGCTGAAAGATGCGACGCCGTGGGTTCGCTGGCTGAATCGCGACGAGCTAGCTCGTTTGGCGGATGCGACCATCGGCGCTCGTGTGCCTCATACGGCTGTGCGTGCGCTCAGCAAAGCGTTGGAAAGCGGCCCCGTGCTGCTCTCGATTCCTCAGGACAGTACCAGTGAAGCATTGAGCTGCGCGAAATGCCACCGTCAGGCACGCTGCGCAAAATGTTCCGGTCCGCTGCAATTGCCGGCAGATAGAAGCGAATCCGTGCCTCGGTGCCAATGGTGCGGCGCTGCGGCCATTCATTGGGCATGTCCCGGCTGTGGGCATGAACGCATGCGTGTGGTACGTGTGGGGGCGGCCGGCACGGCTGCTGAATTGGCTGGACTGTTCCGCGGCGTGCCGATGGTGTTGTCCAGCAAGGCTCAGGGATTGGTCCGCGATGTGCCATGCAAGCCGATGATTGTGATTGCCACGCCGGGTTTCGAGCCGCGTGTGCGCCCGGTGAGCAATGAGCGGGGGGCGGCTGGCCACGAATACCGCGCCGTGGCGATTCTTGATGCTTGGACCAGTCTGTATGCACTGGGTGTAGATGCACGCTTGGATACGTTGACGGCTTGGATGCGGGCGGTTTCGCTGTGCGCGCCTCGCTCTCGAGGCGGGCAGGCGCTGATATTGGGAGAGACCGATCCGGCCATCGCTCAATCGTTGATGATGTGGGATTCGCGAATTTTGGCATCCAAGGATCTGGACGAGCGCATGGAAACCGGTATGCCGCCGACTGTGGCCGCGGCCTGTGTGTGGGGACGACGCGATGCGGTGATGACGCTGATGCAGCGCATTGGCGCGCTCGGAGGAGACTGGGCGGTATGCGGCGAGTTGCCGGGCATGCTGGGACCGGTGCCGATTGCTCAGCCCGATACCGTCGATGCGCGGGAGCTCGAAGCCACGGCCGACCGGGTGAAAGCCGTGGTACGTGTGCCGCAAAGCCAGCGAGCTGAGCTGGCCATTCGTCTTCACCGGGAAACCGCCCGTCATGTGGCCTCTCGGGAACCCGGCGAACTCCGATTCCGTATTGATCCTAAAGACCTGATCTAG
- a CDS encoding HAD family hydrolase — MKGWPGEPDMDYNVLVADGEAATNAGKPITDVIFDFGNVLIYWDPAAVLIPRYSQKTIDAFLDNDISGFYDVNDLMDGGTSTEEAIAIMRERKGDKWADILDYYIKNFRDSLTGIVPGARVLVDDLKAAGIGVWGLSNWEASLFHVAEEQCDILQKLDGKLVSGFVKLRKPHKEIYDAALKEFGIKADGALFIDDKAMNIVGSNAAGIRGVRFQNPVKLRELLIANGVNIPDVQ; from the coding sequence ATGAAGGGTTGGCCCGGAGAGCCGGATATGGATTACAATGTGCTGGTTGCAGACGGCGAAGCTGCCACGAACGCCGGCAAACCAATCACTGACGTGATTTTCGACTTCGGCAATGTACTGATCTACTGGGATCCGGCCGCAGTGCTTATCCCCCGTTACAGCCAGAAGACCATCGACGCATTTCTCGATAACGACATCTCCGGTTTCTACGATGTCAACGACCTCATGGACGGCGGCACCAGCACCGAGGAGGCCATCGCTATTATGCGCGAGCGCAAGGGCGACAAGTGGGCCGACATCCTCGACTATTACATCAAGAACTTCCGCGATTCCCTGACCGGCATTGTGCCCGGCGCGCGCGTGCTGGTCGACGACCTCAAGGCTGCCGGCATCGGAGTATGGGGACTGAGCAACTGGGAGGCCAGCCTGTTCCATGTGGCCGAGGAACAGTGTGACATCCTGCAGAAGCTGGATGGCAAGCTGGTCTCCGGTTTTGTTAAGCTGCGCAAACCCCATAAGGAAATCTATGATGCGGCGCTGAAGGAGTTCGGCATCAAGGCAGATGGCGCTCTGTTCATTGACGACAAGGCCATGAACATCGTTGGCTCGAACGCTGCAGGCATCCGTGGCGTTCGCTTCCAGAATCCCGTCAAGCTACGCGAATTGCTCATTGCCAACGGCGTGAACATTCCCGACGTGCAGTAG